A window of Castor canadensis chromosome 10, mCasCan1.hap1v2, whole genome shotgun sequence contains these coding sequences:
- the Thoc7 gene encoding THO complex subunit 7 isoform X1, whose amino-acid sequence MGAVTDDEVIRKRLLIDGDGAGDDRRINLLVKSFIKWCNSGSQEEGYSQYQRMLSTLSQCEFSMGKTLLVYDMNLREMENYEKIYKEIECSIAGAHEKIAECKKQILQAKRIRKNRQEYDALAKVIQHHPDRHETLKELEALGKELEHLSHIKESVEDKLELRRKQFHVLLSTIHELQQTLENDEKLSEVEEAQETSMEADPKP is encoded by the exons ACGAAGTCATACGGAAGCGACTCCTGATTGACGGAGATGGTGCTGGGGACGACCGGAGAATTAACCTGCTGGTGAAAAGCTTTATTAAGTGGTGCAACTCCGGTTCCCAAGAAGAGGG CTATAGTCAGTACCAACGGATGCTGAGCACGCTGTCTCAGTGTGAGTTTTCAATGGGCAAAACATTGCTGGTGTATGACATGAACCTCAGAGAGATGGAGAACTATGAAAAGATTTACAAAGAAATCG AATGTAGCATTGCtggagcacatgaaaaaattgcCGAGTGCAAAAAGCAGATTCTTCAGGCAAAACGAATACGAAAGAATCGCCAAG AATATGATGCTTTGGCAAAAGTGATCCAGCACCATCCAGATAGGCATGAGACATTAAA gGAACTAGAGGCTCTGGGAAAAGAATTAGAACACCTTTCACATATTAAAGAAAGTGTTGAAGATAAG CTGGAATTGAGACGGAAACAGTTTCATGTTCTTCTTAGTACCATCCACGAACTTCAGCAAACGTTAGAAA ATGATGAGAAGCTCTCAGAGGTAGAAGAAGCTCAAGAAACAAGCATGGAAGCAGATCCCAAGCCATAG
- the Thoc7 gene encoding THO complex subunit 7 isoform X2 — protein sequence MVLGTTGELTCCYSQYQRMLSTLSQCEFSMGKTLLVYDMNLREMENYEKIYKEIECSIAGAHEKIAECKKQILQAKRIRKNRQEYDALAKVIQHHPDRHETLKELEALGKELEHLSHIKESVEDKLELRRKQFHVLLSTIHELQQTLENDEKLSEVEEAQETSMEADPKP from the exons ATGGTGCTGGGGACGACCGGAGAATTAACCTGCTG CTATAGTCAGTACCAACGGATGCTGAGCACGCTGTCTCAGTGTGAGTTTTCAATGGGCAAAACATTGCTGGTGTATGACATGAACCTCAGAGAGATGGAGAACTATGAAAAGATTTACAAAGAAATCG AATGTAGCATTGCtggagcacatgaaaaaattgcCGAGTGCAAAAAGCAGATTCTTCAGGCAAAACGAATACGAAAGAATCGCCAAG AATATGATGCTTTGGCAAAAGTGATCCAGCACCATCCAGATAGGCATGAGACATTAAA gGAACTAGAGGCTCTGGGAAAAGAATTAGAACACCTTTCACATATTAAAGAAAGTGTTGAAGATAAG CTGGAATTGAGACGGAAACAGTTTCATGTTCTTCTTAGTACCATCCACGAACTTCAGCAAACGTTAGAAA ATGATGAGAAGCTCTCAGAGGTAGAAGAAGCTCAAGAAACAAGCATGGAAGCAGATCCCAAGCCATAG